A single genomic interval of Spirosoma taeanense harbors:
- a CDS encoding helix-turn-helix domain-containing protein, translated as MEAIESLLAKGSPNLTESDLAELQRLSLLVERYEDEHYPMPIEPATLPEMIRLRMFQENLKQRDTAKVLGITETRLSEVLAGKRKVNMDLAKRLHEKLHIRAEYILKTA; from the coding sequence ATGGAGGCTATTGAAAGCCTACTGGCCAAAGGGTCGCCAAATCTAACAGAATCTGATTTGGCTGAATTGCAGCGGCTTTCGCTGCTGGTCGAACGGTATGAGGACGAACACTATCCTATGCCTATTGAGCCAGCTACATTGCCGGAGATGATTCGTTTACGCATGTTTCAGGAAAATCTCAAGCAACGCGACACGGCTAAGGTGCTAGGCATTACCGAAACCCGATTGTCTGAAGTGCTTGCCGGCAAACGTAAGGTCAATATGGACTTAGCGAAACGCCTGCATGAAAAGCTGCATATTCGGGCAGAATATATCCTTAAAACTGCCTGA
- a CDS encoding OmpA family protein, giving the protein MADFVADAQIHGHPLTPAGQGKRRCEPILLAALFSISFFLLSSVATFAQNKKAQQLYSQAIKLFGERKAGEAIPFMEQAIKEDPNFMDAYLKLGQLYEFTKRYEPALAAYRNAIRLQPDSPASGAAYQSLGNTLLRLGRYAEAQPYLEKFQSMFAPQSMQGKRIARLVETARFGQEAIQHPQPVDPKPLSSVLQTTPSQYFPVLTADEQTLVFTALKPEGDEDLMTASFNGETWSPPTSLSTQINTPDNEGTPSLSADGRMLVFTACQGRKGFGSCDLYLSRKTGNDWSSPQNLGPVVNTRYYESQPSLSADGRRLYFISDRPGGKGQRDIWRSDLDVQGNWQEPVNLGEPVNTPFNEASPFIHANGQSLFFASEGHVGLGGYDLFVADSAATGWLTPANLGYPINTSEDQASLFVAANGRRAYYSFEEQKDGVSQKSRLYTFDLPESLRERVKPVSYLKGVIADARSKKPLAALVELIDLKTNQIISRVQADAETGQYTAVLPNGGEYALYVSVPGYLFKSLSFDFTQKTKGEGMSLSVPLEPAVAGTAKETLNNLFFETGRYDLADKSRTELDRLSAFLKANPSVRIEISGHTDDRGDAAANLTLSQKRAQAVVTYLTGAGVEASRIKAVGYGKTRPLAPNTSDENRQLNRRIEWRIL; this is encoded by the coding sequence ATGGCAGATTTCGTTGCAGACGCACAAATACATGGACATCCCCTGACGCCCGCAGGCCAGGGGAAACGCCGATGCGAACCAATTCTTCTCGCTGCCCTGTTCAGTATCAGCTTCTTTCTGCTTTCGTCGGTTGCGACCTTCGCTCAGAACAAGAAAGCGCAGCAACTGTATTCCCAAGCCATTAAACTATTTGGTGAGCGGAAAGCAGGCGAGGCCATTCCGTTTATGGAGCAGGCCATCAAAGAAGATCCGAATTTCATGGATGCCTACCTGAAGCTCGGGCAATTGTATGAATTCACCAAACGCTATGAACCCGCGTTAGCCGCCTACCGCAACGCCATTCGGCTGCAGCCCGACAGTCCGGCTTCGGGCGCGGCCTATCAATCGCTGGGCAATACGCTGCTGCGGCTCGGACGCTACGCCGAAGCGCAGCCTTACCTCGAAAAATTTCAGTCCATGTTCGCTCCGCAGTCCATGCAGGGCAAACGCATTGCGCGGCTGGTCGAAACGGCCCGGTTCGGACAGGAGGCTATCCAGCATCCCCAGCCGGTAGACCCCAAGCCGCTGTCGTCGGTATTGCAGACGACGCCTTCGCAGTATTTCCCCGTTCTGACCGCCGACGAGCAGACGCTGGTGTTCACGGCCCTGAAGCCCGAAGGCGACGAGGATTTGATGACGGCCAGCTTCAACGGCGAAACCTGGTCACCCCCGACTTCCCTCTCTACACAGATCAATACGCCCGACAACGAAGGAACACCTAGTCTGTCGGCCGATGGGCGAATGCTGGTTTTTACGGCCTGTCAGGGACGTAAAGGTTTCGGCAGCTGCGACCTGTACCTGAGCCGTAAAACCGGCAACGACTGGTCCAGTCCGCAGAATCTGGGCCCGGTCGTCAACACCCGTTATTACGAGTCGCAGCCCTCACTTTCAGCGGATGGCCGACGACTATATTTCATTTCCGACCGGCCGGGCGGCAAAGGTCAACGCGATATCTGGCGCAGCGACCTCGACGTGCAGGGTAACTGGCAGGAACCGGTTAATCTGGGGGAACCCGTCAACACGCCTTTCAATGAAGCTTCGCCATTCATTCATGCCAACGGGCAGAGCCTGTTTTTTGCTTCGGAGGGTCATGTTGGTCTCGGCGGGTACGATCTGTTTGTCGCCGATAGTGCAGCCACCGGCTGGCTGACTCCCGCGAATCTAGGCTATCCCATAAACACATCGGAAGATCAGGCGTCACTGTTTGTTGCGGCCAACGGTCGGCGGGCCTACTATTCGTTCGAAGAGCAGAAAGACGGCGTTTCGCAGAAGTCGCGGCTCTATACGTTCGATCTGCCGGAGTCGCTGCGGGAGCGCGTCAAACCCGTTAGCTACCTGAAAGGCGTTATCGCCGACGCTCGGTCTAAAAAGCCACTGGCTGCCTTGGTTGAGCTGATCGACCTGAAGACGAATCAGATTATCTCACGCGTGCAGGCCGATGCCGAAACAGGGCAATACACGGCCGTACTGCCCAACGGGGGCGAATATGCGCTCTACGTGAGCGTGCCGGGTTATCTCTTCAAAAGTCTCTCGTTTGATTTTACGCAGAAAACCAAAGGCGAAGGGATGTCGTTGAGTGTACCCCTGGAACCGGCCGTTGCGGGCACCGCCAAAGAAACGCTGAACAACCTGTTCTTCGAAACAGGCCGCTACGATCTGGCCGACAAATCGCGGACGGAACTCGACCGGCTATCGGCGTTTCTGAAAGCGAACCCATCGGTACGTATCGAAATTTCGGGGCATACCGATGACCGGGGCGACGCTGCCGCTAACCTGACGCTGTCGCAGAAACGCGCACAGGCCGTTGTTACGTACCTGACCGGCGCAGGCGTTGAGGCAAGCCGCATCAAGGCGGTGGGGTACGGAAAAACCCGCCCGCTGGCTCCTAACACGAGCGACGAGAACCGGCAGTTGAACCGGCGGATTGAATGGCGGATTTTATAA
- a CDS encoding type II toxin-antitoxin system HigB family toxin has product MVIVSKKAIHEYGVSKPQSTEALNEWYLKTKAADWSNLADVKNSFNSVDYVGNDNYVFNIKGNQYRLIARIIFPVRTVFIRFIGTHSEYDKIDASTA; this is encoded by the coding sequence ATGGTCATTGTCAGCAAAAAAGCCATTCACGAGTACGGAGTATCAAAACCGCAGTCAACCGAAGCTCTGAATGAATGGTATCTGAAAACAAAAGCCGCTGATTGGAGTAATCTGGCTGATGTCAAAAACTCATTTAATTCCGTTGATTATGTTGGAAACGACAATTACGTATTCAACATAAAAGGCAATCAGTATCGCCTGATTGCCCGGATCATTTTTCCGGTACGAACCGTTTTTATCCGGTTCATCGGTACACATTCGGAATACGACAAAATAGACGCTTCGACAGCGTAG
- a CDS encoding 7-carboxy-7-deazaguanine synthase QueE has protein sequence MIAELKQQTGTLDPQTDTLPVMEAFYTLQGEGAHTGRAAYFIRLGGCDVGCHWCDVKESWDADAHPRLTIDEIVAGALAYPGRMAVITGGEPLMHDLTNLTNALQKAGFQTNIETSGVCQAVTGSWDWICFSPKKFKKPNPAIFDRANELKVIIYNASDFAFAESFVPHLRPGCKLFLQTEWSRSNEMLPRIVDYVKDHPQWQISLQTHKYMDIP, from the coding sequence ATGATTGCTGAACTGAAACAACAAACTGGAACTCTTGATCCTCAGACGGATACCCTGCCCGTTATGGAAGCTTTTTATACGCTGCAGGGCGAAGGAGCGCATACGGGCCGGGCGGCTTATTTTATCCGGCTCGGCGGCTGCGACGTGGGCTGCCACTGGTGCGACGTAAAAGAATCGTGGGATGCCGACGCCCACCCCCGACTGACGATTGACGAAATTGTTGCCGGTGCGCTGGCGTATCCCGGCCGGATGGCCGTCATTACGGGCGGAGAACCCCTCATGCACGACCTGACGAATCTGACCAACGCGCTGCAAAAAGCCGGGTTTCAAACCAACATCGAAACATCGGGCGTCTGTCAGGCCGTTACGGGCTCGTGGGACTGGATCTGCTTCTCGCCCAAGAAGTTCAAAAAGCCTAATCCAGCCATTTTCGACCGCGCCAACGAGCTGAAAGTAATTATTTACAACGCGTCCGATTTCGCATTTGCCGAATCGTTTGTGCCTCATTTGCGGCCTGGTTGCAAACTCTTTTTGCAAACCGAGTGGAGCCGTTCCAATGAAATGCTGCCCCGCATCGTTGATTACGTAAAAGACCATCCGCAATGGCAGATTTCGTTGCAGACGCACAAATACATGGACATCCCCTGA